The following are from one region of the Salvia hispanica cultivar TCC Black 2014 chromosome 1, UniMelb_Shisp_WGS_1.0, whole genome shotgun sequence genome:
- the LOC125189218 gene encoding mitogen-activated protein kinase kinase kinase 18-like — MEWKRGPVIGRGSTAAVSLATTASGDLFAVKSAELSSSTSLRNEQALISQLCSPFIVKCFGSEIARERDEFVFNFFLEYVSGGTLSDLIRSNGGSLDEITIRFYADQIARGLDYLHRVGIVHCDVKGENLLIAGDGALKIADFGCAKLSAAAGGGFAGTPAYMSPEAARGEEQGFPADVWAMGCTIVEMATGANPWPGMRDPAAALYRVGYSGDSPAIPGWLSGEARDFVAKCLVRDPEERWTAAELLGHPFLASAAAEASNGVRKSTKRSPTSVMDQCFWDELEVPDCASDPTESPSASDSPAGRIGCLIGDGLNFDYSAAAAEEGWITVRDNGMGTEGVVELNYEELMNGDSLMEGLIEVEDSLFHSNWDEISSSNIDVSSLEYILGDSDVHDSVPISVALERMVMKDFCDSNQLFNVLSLCFHFPFSYSTLYYCNLLVIHINFLMLLIATSFCVFIFNFRKTSNFYSVNKYIFYL; from the coding sequence atgGAGTGGAAGAGGGGTCCGGTGATCGGCCGCGGCTCCACCGCCGCAGTTTCGCTCGCCACCACCGCCTCCGGCGACCTCTTCGCCGTCAAATCAGCGGAGCTCTCTTCCTCCACCTCCTTGCGCAACGAGCAGGCTCTGATTTCTCAGCTCTGCTCTCCCTTCATAGTGAAATGCTTCGGCTCCGAAATCGCGCGGGAGAGAGACGAGTTCGtcttcaatttcttcctcGAGTACGTCTCCGGCGGCACGCTCTCCGATCTGATCAGAAGCAATGGCGGCTCTCTCGATGAAATCACGATCCGATTCTACGCGGATCAGATCGCCAGGGGGCTCGATTACCTCCACCGCGTCGGAATCGTGCACTGCGATGTGAAAGGGGAGAATCTCCTGATCGCCGGCGACGGCGCGCTGAAAATCGCCGATTTCGGATGCGCGAAgctctccgccgccgccggcggCGGATTCGCCGGAACGCCGGCGTATATGTCGCCGGAGGCGGCGCGCGGCGAGGAGCAGGGGTTTCCGGCGGACGTGTGGGCGATGGGGTGCACGATCGTCGAGATGGCGACCGGAGCGAATCCGTGGCCGGGGATGAGGGATCCGGCGGCGGCGCTGTACAGAGTGGGGTACTCCGGCGACTCGCCGGCGATCCCGGGGTGGCTCTCCGGCGAGGCGAGGGATTTCGTGGCGAAGTGCCTCGTGCGGGACCCCGAGGAGCGGTGGACGGCCGCGGAGCTGCTAGGGCACCCGTTCCTCGCCTCTGCCGCGGCGGAGGCGAGCAACGGGGTTCGGAAATCGACGAAGAGATCGCCGACGAGTGTGATGGATCAGTGCTTTTGGGATGAATTGGAGGTTCCGGATTGTGCGTCAGATCCGACGGAGAGTCCTTCGGCTTCGGACTCTCCGGCCGGGAGGATCGGGTGCTTGATCGGGGACGGATTGAATTTCGATTACTCGGCGGCCGCGGCGGAGGAGGGCTGGATAACGGTGAGGGACAATGGGATGGGAACTGAAGGGGTTgttgaattgaattatgaaGAATTGATGAATGGAGATAGTTTAATGGAGGGTTTAATTGAAGTTGAGGATTCATTGTTTCATTCAAATTGGGATGAAATTAGTAGTAGCAATATTGATGTTAGTAGTTTAGAATATATTCTTGGTGATAGTGATGTACATGATTCTGTACCAATAAGTGTTGCTTTGGAAAGAATGGTTATGAAGGATTTTTGTGATTCAAATCAACTTTTTAATGTTCTCTCtttgtgttttcattttcctttctcttaTAGTACTCTATATTACTGCAATCTTCTCGTGATTCATATCAACTTTTTAATGCTACTGATTGCTACCTCTttttgtgttttcattttcaactttAGGAAAACAAGCAATTTTTATAGTGTGAacaagtacatattttatttgtaa
- the LOC125204140 gene encoding uncharacterized protein LOC125204140, protein MIQPLYALVFGEVAVILVLLFRTPLRKPLLMLLDRLKQGRGPVVASTAGGTLFVIMMSLIYNITTIQTRTVEGGGAVNPTDQVLLANQLLEASLLGFALFLALMIDRIHYYIKEVRMLRKHMEAIKRSEHKSEEAKTKGKAKAEDDDDSS, encoded by the exons ATGATCCAGCCTCTCTACGCTCTGGTGTTCGGAGAAGTGGCGGTGATTCTGGTCCTACTTTTCCGGACGCCGCTGAGGAAGCCGCTGCTGATGCTGCTCGACCGCCTCAAGCAGGGCCGCGGCCCCGTCGTCGCCTCCACCGCCGGCGGCACTCTCTTCGTCATCATGATGTCGCTCATCTACAACATCACCACCATCCAGACCCGCACCGTTGAAGGCGGCGGCGCGGTCAATCCGACCGATCAGGTTCTCCTGGCCAATCAGCTCCTCGAAGCATCGCTTTTAG GATTTGCTCTATTCCTGGCGTTGATGATCGATAGAATCCATTACTACATTAAAGAGGTTCGCATGTTGAGGAAGCACATGGAAGCCATTAAGAGGTCCGAGCACAAGTCGGAGGAAGCAAAGACGAAGGGCAAGGCTAAAGCTGAGGATGATGACGATTCAAGTTAA
- the LOC125202394 gene encoding imidazole glycerol phosphate synthase hisHF, chloroplastic, producing MAAAFSPPLQFSSTPSSASSFSGDSPSVHSLNFNPLKLRPSRAVSVRASADDSVVTLLDYGAGNVRSVRNAIRFLGYDIKDVQKPEDILNAKRLVFPGVGAFAPAMDVLEKKGLAEALCTYIEQDRPFLGICLGLQLLFESSEENGPVKGLGLIPGVVGRFDSSNGFRVPHIGWNAVKVTKDSQILDDIGNRHVYFVHSYRATPSDDNKEWISSTCNYDSDFIASIRRGNVHAVQFHPEKSGEAGLSVLRRFLYPKSEITKVPVKGRASKLAKRVIACLDVRANDNGDLVVTKGDQYDVREQTVENEVRNLGKPVELAGQYYMDGADEVSFLNITGFRDFPLGDLPMLQVLKYASENVFVPLTVGGGIRDFTDGNGRYYSSLEVASEYFRSGADKVSIGSDAVYAAEEYLKTKVKTGKTSIEQISRVYGNQAVVISIDPRRVYLKDPNDVEFKSVRVSKPGPNGEQFAWYQCTVNGGREGRSIGAYELAKVVEELGAGEILLNCIDCDGQGQGFDIDLIKLISDAVSIPVIASSGAGSAEHFSEVFSKTNASAALAAGIFHRKEVPIQAVKDHLLKEGVEVRA from the exons ATGGCGGCGGCGTTCTCTCCTCCTCTACAGTTCTCCTCTACTCCTTCATCAGCTTCCTCCTTCTCTGGCGACTCTCCCTCTGTTCATTCGCTGAACTTTAACCCTCTCAAATTGAGACCTTCCAGAGCAGTCTCAGTCCGCGCCTCCGCAGATGATTCCG TGGTGACGTTGCTTGATTACGGTGCGGGGAATGTGCGCAGTGTCAGAAATGCAATTCGATTTCTCGGCTACGACATCAAAGAT GTGCAAAAACCAGAGGATATATTGAATGCCAAGCGACTTGTTTTTCCCGGTGTTGGTGCATTTGCACCTGCCATGGATGTGTTGGAAAAGAAGGG ACTGGCTGAGGCACTCTGCACTTACATTGAACAAGATCGTCCCTTTCTAGGCATTTGTCTTGGATTGCAGCTACTTTTTGAGTCGAGTGAGGAAAACGGACCAG TCAAAGGTCTCGGTTTGATCCCTGGAGTTGTTGGACGTTTTGATTCGTCAAATGGTTTCAGAGTACCTCATATTGGCTGGAATGCTGTGAAAGTCACAAAAGACTCCCAAATTTTGGATGATATTGGAAACCGTCATGTCTACTTTGTCCATTCTTATCGCGCAACCCCT TCAGATGATAATAAAGAATGGATATCTTCGACATGCAACTATGATAGTGATTTTATAGCTTCCATAAGAAGGGGAAATGTTCACGCTGTTCAGTTCCATCCGGAAAAGAGTGGTG AGGCTGGCCTCTCTGTCCTGAGAAGGTTTTTGTACCCGAAGTCTGAAATTACAAAG GTGCCAGTTAAAGGGAGGGCGTCCAAACTTGCCAAGAGG GTCATCGCTTGTCTTGATGTGAGAGCAAATGACAATGGTGATCTTGTTGTAACAAAAGGAGATCAATATGACGTAAGAGAGCAGACCGTTGAAAATGAG GTGAGAAACCTTGGCAAGCCAGTGGAACTTGCTGGACAATATTACATGGATGGAGCTGATGAG GTCAGCTTTCTGAACATTACTGGCTTCCGTGACTTCCCTCTAGGTGATTTACCAATGCTACAG GTGCTGAAGTATGCATCAGAGAATGTTTTTGTTCCCTTGACAGTTGGAGGTGGCATCCGGGATTTTACTGATGGAAATGGCCG ATACTACTCAAGTTTAGAAGTTGCTTCAGAATATTTCCGATCTGGTGCCGATAAGGTCTCTATTGGAAGTGATGCAGTTTATGCTGCAGAAGAGTATCTAAAAACCAAA GTAAAAACTGGAAAGACTAGCATAGAGCAAATCTCTAGAGTATATGGAAATCAG GCTGTGGTTATAAGCATTGATCCTCGTCGGGTGTACTTGAAAGATCCTAATGATGTAGAGTTCAAGTCAGTAAGAGTTTCAAAACCAG GTCCTAATGGTGAGCAATTTGCTTGGTACCAGTGCACG GTAAATGGTGGGCGAGAAGGTCGATCCATCGGTGCATATGAGCTTGCAAAAGTTGTGGAAGAACTAGGAGCCGGAGAGATACTCTTAAATTGCATTGACTGTGATG GACAAGGTCAAGGCTTTGACATCGATCTAATAAAGCTGATCTCAGACGCTGTTAGTATTCCAGTGATAGCAAGTAGTGGTGCTGGGTCTGCTGAACATTTCTCTGAAGTTTTCTCGAAAACAAATGCCTCAGCTGCCCTTGCTGCCGGCATTTTCCACCGCAAGGAG GTTCCCATTCAAGCTGTTAAAGACCACCTACTTAAGGAAGGTGTAGAAGTAAGGGCGTGA